In Quadrisphaera sp. RL12-1S, the following proteins share a genomic window:
- a CDS encoding translation initiation factor IF-2 N-terminal domain-containing protein: protein MAKVRVYELAKEFGVESKALMSKLQDMGEFVKSPSSTIEPPVVRKLKSEYAAANGGGSGSAAPSAPARQAPTPGAVRPGPRVAAPAPSAPSAPSAPAAAAPSAPAAPAPSAPAAAQP from the coding sequence GTGGCAAAGGTCCGCGTGTACGAGCTCGCCAAGGAGTTCGGAGTAGAGAGCAAGGCGCTCATGTCCAAGCTCCAGGACATGGGCGAGTTCGTGAAGTCCCCCAGCTCGACCATCGAGCCGCCGGTCGTGCGCAAGCTGAAGTCGGAGTACGCCGCTGCCAACGGTGGTGGCTCCGGGTCCGCCGCGCCGTCGGCCCCCGCGCGCCAGGCCCCGACGCCCGGCGCCGTGCGCCCGGGCCCGCGCGTCGCCGCGCCCGCCCCGTCCGCGCCCTCGGCGCCCAGCGCTCCCGCTGCCGCCGCTCCGTCGGCGCCCGCCGCGCCGGCCCCCAGCGCTCCCGCTGCGGCGCAGCC